The following DNA comes from Fervidobacterium gondwanense DSM 13020.
GATTAATAACCTCGATTTGTGCAATTAAGAAGTGTGAACAAGCTTGTATTTCCAAAGCAGTTGGAACTCTGTTGTTCGGAGGACGACACTTAACAACGTTAGTTATATATACTTCTTCACGTCTTATATTAACCGATTCGAGTATCTTAGTCAGAAGTTGACCAGCACGCCCGACAAAAGGTCTTCCTTGGTTGTCTTCTTCTTCCCCCGGACCTTCACCAACAAACATGATTGGTGAATGTACGTTACCCTCACCAGGTACGGCATTGGTTCTTATAAAACCGAGAGGACAGCTTTGACATTCATGTACCCTATTTTCTATATCCTTCATTAAGTCTTCTTTTTTCACCACTTTCTCCCCCACATGTTAATCACAATCTAACAATTTTATTATAACACAAAACTATCTTTTCATGCAATATTTTTTTCATTTATCTGAAAATAGTATACAAAACATGACAAATAAAAAACGCTACCATTTAACAATGGTAGCGTTCAAGTTTTTACATATCTAAAAAAGTTAGCTTTCCAAGTTATTTTTTCAATAAATATCAGGCACTTTCCACCATTGCACCGAGGAATTGACTTCTGTACATTTCTGCATAAAATCCACCCTTGTGTAAAAGTTCTTCGTGCGTTCCAGTTTCAATTATCTTTCCTTCGTTCATAACAAGTATCATGTCTGCATTCTTTATAGTTGAGAGTCTGTGAGCTATTACAAACGAAGTTCGACCTTTCATCAAATCCCTCATAGCACGTTGGATGTAAATTTCAGTTAAAGTATCTACATTGCTGGTTGCTTCGTCTAAAATGAGTATGTCAGGATTTGCTAAGAAAGCTCTTGCTATTGTGATTAGCTGCTTCTCTCCTTGGGAGATGTTGGCTGTATCCTCACCAATAACCGTATCGTATCCATCTGGAAGCGCGAGTATAAAGTGGTGAGCATGTGCCATCTTTGCAGCATTTATGATCTCTTCTTCTGTTGCTTGTTCCTTACCATAAGTTATGTTCTCTTTTATTGTGCCATTAAATAACCATGTATCTTGCAAAACCATTCCAAAGTGCTTTCTTAGGTTATACTTCTTTATATCTCGTATATCAATTCCATCTACTTTGATACTACCACCTTGAATTTCATAAAATCTCATCAATAAGTTAACAAGCGTTGTCTTTCCTGCCCCAGTTGGTCCCACTATTGCTATCGTTTGCCCACTTTTAACTTCGATGTTTAAGTTTTCGATTAATGGTTTTTCAGGAAGATAACTGAAACGAACAGATTCGAACTGAACTTCGCCTTTTATACTTTCCAACTCTATGGCATTTTCCTTGTCCTGAACCTCTTCTTCCTCTTCAAGAATTTCGAATATCCTTTCCGAAGCGGCTAATGTAGATTGGATCATGTTAACTATGTTCGCTATCTGTACAATTGGTTGATTGAATTGTCTCGAGTACTGTATGAACGCTTGTACATCGCCAACCGTTATGGATTTCTTTGTGACAAGGATACCACCGCCAACAGCAACGATTATATATCCTAAGTTGCCTATAAAGTTCATTACCGGCATGATAATTCCGCTTATGAACTGCGCCTTCTTACTGGCGCTATACAATTGCTCATTGGTCTTCTTGAACTTCTCGAATTCTTCCTCCTCACGCCCATATACCTTAACAGCGATAAATCCGCTGTAGACCTCTTCGACTTGTCCTGTTAACGTACCCAAGAGTTTTTGTTGTTGTGCAAAGAATTTCTGAGAGTGTTTAGCCACAAGTATCGTTACAATAGCGCTCAAAGGAAGTGTTATGAGAGTAAGCAAGGTTAGAGACACATTTATCGTCAGCATCATGTATGTTATACCAGCTATTGTAACAATTCCAGAAATGAACTGTGTTAGACTTTGTTGAAGCGTGTTACTTATCAAATCTACATCGTTTGTAACACGGCTTATGATATCTCCATGTGCTCTTCCATCGTAGAATTTCAAAGGTAGTCTTTGAAGCTTTTCATTTACATCCTCGCGCATCTTCCTAACAATCTTTTGTGTTATTCCTGCCATCAGGTATCCCTGGAAGAAATTGAGGAGTGCTGATATCGAATATAGTATTCCGACAGTCATTAATATATTGAAAATCTTTTCAAAATCCATTTTGGTTTTTAGAAATGCCGAAAGCGGAGTATTTCTAATCATAACTACCCTAAATATTTCCGTCGTTGCTTGTCCGAGAATCTTGGGGGCTCTAATTGTCAATACGGTTGCTGCGATAGTCAATACAAAGACTATTATTAGCCCAATCGTATGTGGTTTCAAGTATTTCATAAGTTTTGACATTGCTTTCTTGAAGTCCTTTGGCTTTTCACCGCCTCTTGCAAAAGCAGGACCACCCGGTCCACCCGGACCTCCAGGCCTCATACGTGTGTTCTGTGGTTTGTTATTCTGCATATTCTTTTCACTCATGGTATCACCTCGTCTCCTCGGTTGACAGCTGAGAATATACTATCTCTCTATATGTTTCGTTATCTCTCATCAATTCATCATGATTGCCAATACCAACTATCTCTCCATCTTTCAGAACTATAATTTGGTCAGCGTTCATAATTGTAGCAACTCGCTGTGCTACGATAATTACTGTTGCATCTTTTGTCTCTTTGAAAAGCCTGAGCCGTATTTTTGCATCAGTCTTGAAATCCAAAGCACTAAATGTATCGTCGAAAAGGTAGATTTTTGGATTTCCAGCTATCGCTCTCGCCAAAGAAATTCTCTGTTTCTGACCTCCAGATAAGTTCAAACCGGCTTGCTCGATATGGTAATTTAAACCTTCCGGATATTTTGAAGCGAATTCTAAAACTTGAGCAATATCTGCTGCTCTTTCAACCATAGTGTCATCTATCCAGTCTCTTCCGAACCGAATATTCTCAAGGATTGTTCCTGTGAATATAACAGGCTTTTGAGTAGCGTATCCGATATTCCTTCTCAGCACTTCAAAAGGTATTTCTTTAACATCAACGCCATCAAGCTTGACGCTCCCGGAAGTTGCGTCGTAAAATCTGGGTATGAGATTTAGAAGGGTTGTCTTTCCTGAACCTGTCGCGCCTATGATCGCGGTTACTTGTCCTGGATATGCTTTAAAAGATATGTTATTTAAAACAGGTTCCTTCGCTCCCGGATATCTAAATGTAACATTTTCGAATTCAACAACGCGCACCAACGAATCGTTAGAATTATTCTTCTTAATTAAGGTACTTTTCTGAGAAAGCTCCGAAGAAATTGGAGAGATTATCTTAGGCTGTACTTTGAGAACCTCTGAAATCCTCTTAGCCGACACAGAAGCTCTTGGAAGAAATATGAAAATTACAGATATCATTATAAATGAAAACATTATCTGCATAACATACTGCATAACAGCCATCATCTGTCCGACTTGGAGAGTGCCGGCATCTATTTGTTTTGCACCAAACCAGATTATTCCGATAGTTGTAAAGTTCATCACAATCATCATATAAGGAAAAAGTATTGAACCAATTCTATTTATCCATAAACTTGTATTTGTAAGGTCGAGATTAGCTTTTTTAAATCTTTCCTTTTCGTATTCTTCTTTGTTGAATGCTCTGATAACCCTAATGCCTGTGACACGTTCGCGAACAATGAGATTCAGCTTGTCAATCTTTTTTTGCATACTTTTAAATAGGGGTGCTATAATCGCAGCAAGTAGACCGAGACCTCCAAGCATTACTGGAAGCGAAAAGGCTAAAATACCAGTTAGTTTTGCGTCCTTGTTTACAGCCATTATGATACCACCAACGGCCATTATCGGTGCCATGACCACCATTCTGAGTATCATTGTTGTAGCCTGTTGCACTTGCATCACATCATTCGTTGTCCGTGTAATAAGTGAGGATGTGCTGAATTTTGACATTTCTTCCATTGAGAACGCTGAAACTTTTTCAAAGACTGAGTTTCTCAAATCTTTACCAAGGCCCATACTGACCACAGAGGAAGTATAACTTGCGATAATTGAACTTAGAACCCCTATGAAAGAGACAAACAACATTTTTCCACCAACGTGCCAAATGTATCCGGTATCCCCCTTTACAATACCTTTGTCAACAATATCCGACATTAGATCGGGCAGATACAGCGATATTACTGCTTGTACAGCAACTAAAAGAACGGTTATTAAAATAAGGTACCAATACTTAAGCACAAACTTCGATATCATGGTTTCACTCTCCCTTATATGAACTGCATGGTTTATCTTGTACTCTGCTAAGGAGGTTAGATTTCATCCTGTTCAAGAGCGTTCTTAATATATTCTTGTCACTTTCCGTGAAATCTGTTAGAACCAATTTTTCAACGTCGAACAAAATATTCCTAAGTCTCTGAATTAGAGCGTTTGCTTTCTCAGTTGGATAAACACGTGAGATTCTTCTATCCTTTTCGTCTTGAACACGGTAGACAAAACCTGCTTTCTCCATTCTTCTCAACATAATTGCAATGGTGCCAGGTTCAACTCCTATAATTTTAGCTATCTCTTTTTGACTCAGGCCAGGGTTTCGTTTGAGCAAGAAGAGTATTGGAATCTGACCGGGGTGAACATTAAATCCCCTTAGAGTTCTCTCATGTACATATTTGTAGACAAGTCTCTGGATAGTGTTTAGGTTCATTAGCACGGTATCTCTTTCAAAAATCTCATCCAATTTTCAACACCTCCTATGTAAGCATTGTATTTCTTTATTATTGAGATGTACTATAATAAGACATATAATTATTAGACGTATAATTATACTATCACGAAATTATTCGATGTCAATAATGATGTTTTGAAAGTACTGAAATCAAATAGAATACTATCTTCAAAGCATTAAAGATTCTAAAAAGGTCGAAGTGTGGTATAATTATAAAAGAAATTCTGCTCCTGGAGGAATGAAGTATAAAGAAGAATTGGGTTAAGAACATTACGGTTTCTCGTGTTTTGTCAATTGCACTACTAATAATATTTGTACTGTCTGTGCTGTTTCTCGGAATTTCGTTAAAAACTCTCCATGGTGCCTTTAAGAGGGTTGAATCAGTAAAGGCGAATTTTGTTGTTGATAATTGCTACAAAAAAGGTATCACGTTAGTTTTTAGAGCAAATTTGAACATTCTGGCAAATGACATTGAACACAATGTCGAGATTATACAACTAAGAATATACAATTCGAATGGTAGATACCTCGGGAGCTGGACTAAAGATGGGGCTGTTCCTGAAGATTTCGTTTTTACAATATCTAATGTTCACTTATTCGATGGAAAAGATAAAATGAAAGGTGAAAGAATAACTATAGACGGTTTTGTTAAAGTGAAATTGAATATTGGCCGTTATGGTATGAGGCTTAATTTGCCAGTGAACGCAGAGGTGAGCATTAGTGAAGAAAAATAAGGCATTTGATGAATTTCAGGCAAATGTGTTAAACGAACTAAATGTTGGAGTGACTGAACAAGATAGGATATTTTCACCCGAGAGAACAGTATACGATACTTACTCACTCAGGCCGAAGTATCTCTCCGAATATATAGGGCAGGAAAACATCAAGGAACGCTTAAAACTCGCTATTTCTGCTTCAAAAATACGAGGGGAACAGTTGGACCACGTTTTATTGGCTGGTCCTCCTGGTTTAGGAAAAACAACGCTTGCGAATGTAATTGCCAACGAGCTTGGAGCAAATATCCACATAACGAGTGGGCCAATTCTTGAAAAGCAAGGGGATTTGGCTGCTATTCTAACAAATTTGGAAAGCGGAGATGTGCTGTTTATAGATGAAATCCACAGGATGAATAGAAGTGTGGAAGAAATACTCTACTCGGCTATGGAAGATTATCAGATTGACATAATGATCGGAAAAGGACCTGCGGCGAGATCTATAAGGGTGGAGTTACAGCCTTTTACTTTGATCGGTGCTACCACCCGGAGCGGACTTTTGACATCTCCTCTTCGAAATAGGTTTGGAATGATATTCGAGATGAGCTTCTACACGGAAAACGAGCTGAAGCTCATAATTACCCGCGCAGCGGGACTTATGGGAGTAACTATCGACGATGAGTCAGCTTTTTTAATAGCTAAGCGGTCCAGAGGAACTCCAAGAATTGCTTTAAGACTGTTAAAAAGAGTTAGAGATTTAAGCACAGTTAGAAATATGACACATATCAATTCACAGATCGTAGGCGAGGTTATGGAACTTTTGAAAATCGATGAATATGGTCTTGATGAGATGGATAGGAAAATTTTGCGGTTGATTATCGATGTTTACAAGGGTGGACCTGTTGGTTTGAAGTCTCTTGCCGCCTCTTTGGGTGTGACCGAAGACACGATAGCGGAAGTCTATGAACCTTTCCTCGTTCAAAGTGGATTTGTTGCAAGGACTGCAAGGGGCAGGATTGCAACAGAAAAAGCCTATAAATACTTTGGAATAAACAATTATGGAGGGTTGTTCAGTGAACCTTGAAGAGCAGATACGCCAAAATTATTCAAACATAATCGAGAATATAAAAATAAGCGCACAAAAAGTTGGCAGAAGTTCTGAAGATATTCGAATCGTTGCCGTTACAAAAACACATCCAGTTGATGCTATCAGAGCAGCGATACAGGCCGGATTAAGTGTCTTTGGAGAGAATTATGCACAGGAACTGCGTGAGAAGGCCGAACTGTTAAAAGGCGAGAATATTGAGTGGCATTTTATTGGTCGAATACAAACTAACAAGTTAAAATACATCGTTCCAGTAGCTACGTTAATTCACTCAGTTTATAGAATTGAGGAAGTTAGAGAAATAGACAAAATCGCAAAGAAATTGTTGAAAATACAAGATATTTTGATTGAAGTAAATGTCTCGGGAGAAGGAACTAAAGGTGGCCTGAAACCTGAGGAAGTTTTTGATTTCTTGAACAACATCCGCCACTATGAAAATATTCGCGTTAAGGGTTTGATGACAATGGCACCATACGTGGATCCAGAAGAGACGAGACCATATTTTAAAAAATTGAGGGAACTGAGGAATGAATTGCTAAAGGAATTTTCAGATATAAGTGAGCTTTCGATGGGGATGACAAATGATTATTGGATTGCAGTTGAAGAGGGGGCTACTATTCTTAGAATTGGAACTGCGATATTCGGAGAGAGAAAATACAAGGGGGAGTGAAAGATGTTTATACTCGGTAATTTTTTCTATGCAGTTGGTGTAGTACTTCGTGTTGCAATAAATTTTGAAGTCACTGTTATTATCATCGCAGCGATATTGAGTTGGATACCGCAGATTTATCAGTTTCGCATTTACCATATTTTAAGAGGTTTAGCTGATTTGGTTGAAAAACAAATAAGAAAGATCGTACCACCAATTGGATATATAGATATAACTCCTTTAATTGCGATTTTGTTGCTCATATTTTTGGATAGATTTTTAGCTCAGTCACTTATCGATCTTGGGTGGAGATTAAGGTGAAGATAGGCATCTTTTACCGAACCGACTATTTTAAAGCTGCTGAAGTCGTCTATAGTGCACTTAAAGATGAATTTGAAATATCGTTCTTCAAAGATTCTTCCGAGAATTTTCAGCCTGAAAGCAACGTTAGTGTCGTTCTGTCGGTTGGAGGAGACGGTACGGTACTAAGGACATTGAAGAAAGTTCAATGCCCAGTCTTAGGAATAAAGGCTGGTAGACTGGGATTCTTTTCTGGGTATTTACTAAATGAAATCGATAAGCTTGTTAAGGATTTGAAAAGTTGGAACTTTATCGAAGACAAGCGCTGGGTTTTAAGAATAGAATCTGAAGGTTTGAACTATTTTGCAATTAACGATGCCGTACTCCTAAAAAATGTTGAGCAAAAAATTGTAGATTTCCTTGTGGAAATGAAAGATGGGACATTTTACTATCATGCCGATGGCCTTGTCGTCAGCACTCCAACAGGTTCTTCTGCTTATGCTTTAGCCCTTGGTGGACCTATAATGCTTCCAAATGTCGAGGCTTTCGAAATCACGCCGATTGCTCCCCAGTTTTTGGCGACAAGAAGTTTAGTTATCCCAAGTAGCGAGAAAATACGCATTTCCGCCAACGAACCTGTCAATTTAGTTCTTGATGGAGACATTCTTTTTAGAACAAATGAGATATTCGTGAAGAAATGCACAAGAAACATAGTGCTGTTGCGCCCTAAAACTTACGATTTTTCAACATCTATTAAGGAAAAAATTGGATATGGAAAGCTCATTCTCGGGAATGGGAATCAGGTTTAATTATAAAAAATAGACTGCAAGGTGATATTCATGAAGTGGTTAATGAGAGAGGAGCTTGAAGAACTTAAAAAATTAGTTATGAAACAGGGATGGTATGTAGAAGACCTGCTCCATAACTGCTCTGAAGCGTTTAAGGAACGTGATGCGAATTTAGCACGCGAGATTGAACAAAATTACTGGGATGTCTACAAGAATTACTTAGACATTTTGGAGTTTTCACAGTTGATTTATGGGATGTTTTCGCCGGATAGGCGAGATCTCAGGTTTATCTCAGGATCAGTGGTTATTTCTAAAATACTTCTTGACGTCGCCGATAGAATAAGGGATATATCTGATGATATCGTTAAACTAACGAAAGAACCTGACATAAATCAGAGCATCGCGCTTCCGGACATGTTCAAATTTGCTCAGCGCATGCTGCGCAAATCATTACGAATATACGTAGACCAAAATCTCGAAGGAGCACCCGCTGTATGTTCGCAAGATGCACTTATGGATGAATCGCACGAGAGATTCAGCGATGATGTTATAAAACTAATTCAGGACAACCCGAGGATAATTCGCAGAGGTTTAACACTGATGGACATTTCAAGAGCATTAGAAGAGATTTCTGATTACTCAGTACAGATAATTGAGACAACCCATTATATCATGACTGCTAAGTATTATACGTGCTATAGAGATGAACTCAGGGAATTTTCAATCGATATGTTTAAGAAATTCTGACTTAGACGATTTGACCTTTAGCATACCGAATTCCACAGTGGGGTGAATTGTTTTGAAAACTCTAACAAAATACGTACTCAAACAGTCTTTAAAACCGTTCTTTATGGGGCTCGGCGGTTTCATAGTATTCGTTAGTGTTGAGTGGTTGTACCAGATTTCAGACTACATAATTAGAAACAGAGTTGATATATCAAAATTGTTCCTTTTTGTGTTGTATAATCTTCCTTATTTCACGGTCCTTGGCATTCCAGTTGGGGTTTTGTTTGCTATATTCTGGGTCATCAGTGAAATGTATACCAATAGAGAGATAACAGCAATCCTTGTACACGGCATATCGTCAAAACGTTTAGTAACACCGTTCGTTATTTTATCCATTATACTCGGCTTTTTTGCATGGTTAATGAACGATTACGTTGTTCCCAACGCAAATTATAAATCCTCGCAAGTTTTGAATCAGTACATATTGCAGTCACCGGAAACAGTGGTCAAGACAAACATGTTAGTTGAGTTAGAAAAAGATGTTTATTTCTATGTGAAAGAGTACAACAAACAAGCAGGTGAATTGTCCGACGTCGTGCTTTTTAGGAACGAAGAAGGTAACGAGCAGATTTTGACGTCTAAGAAGGTTATTAAGAAAAGTGATGGATGGTATCTTTTGGATGGAAATATGTACATAGTCGAACTCGAATCTGGTTTTCTCAAATTGGATATGCAGTTCAAGGAAATGAAACTTGACGTGGCTGGCGAGATAGAACAGATGCTAAGAGCTTATAAAACCACGCGCGATAAGACTTCTAAAGAACTTCGTGAGCAACTTGAGACATATAAGAAACTCGGTATTAATACTGCAAGCTTAGTTGTTGAACTTCACCAAAGGTACGCAAATGCTCTTGGATCTTTGGTGATCGTGCTGATAGGCTTACCTCTTTCTCTGCTTTTTGGGTTCACCAGCAGGTCTTGGAGTGTAATATTAACATTCTTGATAGTTGTTCTTTATCAGGGTTCTGGGGCATGGTTATCTGGAATGGGTAAGGAGGGGCTTCTTGATCCAGTTTTAGCGACCTGGCTGCCAAATATATTCTTCTCGATCGTCGGCTTTTTCATGTACATTCTGATGGATACGCCGTTTGCTTATAAGGTACGCGAGATTTTAAACAGGCTCTTCATCATCTTAGCTATCATGACTGTTTTTGGAATGGTTCTCGGTTCAACAGGCTTTGCTGGAGATGTCAAGATAAAAGCTCAATCATTTACCATATCTGAGAGTCACGCGTTTATTGAAGGAAAGATAGTTATTGAATGGGATAGATACAGAATTGAATGCGATGAGGCAACGGCAACACTTTTGGATGGAAAAGTAAAGTCGATACTCGCTGCAGGAAATATAAATTTTTTCGATGGTGATAGAAAGTACGTGGCAAAGTATCTCAATTATGAGTTTGAAACTGAAAGAGGAATAATCTTAAATGCCAGGACTGTCTACAATTACGATTATAAGGGTAAAAAAGTACCTATTTACCTTTCGGGCACATCGATTGAATTGCAGGAAGCAACGGAAAGCAAGAACGAAGTTATAATTGAAGATCCTCAACTTACAACGTGCAACTTAGAGGAACCACATTACGTGATATTATCTGACGAAGTGTACGTGCTTGAAAATAAGTACATCATTGCTAAAAATTCCTTTCTAATAGTTCTCGGTGTTCCCATTTTTCCTTACCCTGTTTTCTTAACCAAACTCGAAGGTACCGCACCATATTCATTTTCTGTAGTCTTTGGAAACACACTTGCCGTAACACAGACTTTTTCGTTCTCAGCAAATAATTGGAACAACACTTTATCTCTAACAACAGATTCAATAACCTTTACGGCAGAGAACTCAAAGAACAAGAGTGAGAAAATTACTTATGATTCAAAGAACGACAGGTTTGAATTTTCCATAATGCCTATAACATATAGATATTCTAAGGGTTCCGTGTACTACAAGCTCGATGGGATTGTTTTTTTAGAAGGCAATTTTATCAATGCATCGAATTATTATCATAAACTTGGGCTCAATTTGCAGTCTCAGAATGTATACTTCAAACCATACTTAATGTACGATGGGAAAACGACAGATTCCATAATATACCTAAATGGCGGAGTTAAGAGCTTGGATCTGAGCATACTTAACGACAACAAATTCTTGCTAAACTTAGACAGTGTTGTTCGTTTACAAACAGACGGTTATCTGACATCACTTGATAAGCCCTGGTCTAATTATTATCAGACAAGATACAGCCTTAATGTCAATAACAATCTCATTAGATATAGCCTGAACCTTGGCGGTGACATAAGGAACAATGGAGAAAACAGAACACTTAATTATACTTATCAACTTCCTTGGAATTCGAGAATTGATCAGCTATCGATAGATTTTCTATACAAATTTAACATTAAGTGGGTTTCTAACATAACTACATCGAAGAACGAGTCTTTTGGGCTTTCTGATAATTATACTTTGAGCTCGAGTTATAACGTTGGTCCGTTTAGAGTGACGGGTTCTTGGGAGCAAACCTATGCTTTTCTTGATGAGCCTACGAGTACTAACAGAAATCTTGTGAGACTTAGTACTTCTATCAATTCAAAAAACATTAGTACTTCTTTAATAAGAAGCTTTGATTTTGTAACTGGTAAACAGCTTCCGGACAATTACACTATTAACTATTCTCAAGATTTTGGTCCAATGAATATCAATGGTTCGATTACCGGAACTTACGATAACGTTAATAAGAAACTCGGGAATGAGAATATCTCAATTAGTACTACATTCAAAGATTTTCAAACAAGTTACACACTCCAGTACACTATAACCCCCGGAAAACCTGTTTCCAACTTTGTGCACAATTTTAAATACTCTAATCTCACCACCACCTTGTACCAAGAGAACGATTTCGTAAAGAGAGCGATTGTATCCGGTTCTTTTGCACTCCTTGACTATTCAGCAAAACTTAGTGCAAACTATTCTGTACAATCCAGAGAGTCTCAACCAAACTACAGTTTTACTTTAAGTCTTGAAAAGAAGGATGAGAAGTATATTCTTTCGTACAACACCGATAACACTAAGAAATATGTCTTCGAGACACAATTAAAAACGCTTGACCCGAACATATCGTTGAAACTAAGATACAATCCTGAAGAAAATAAAATAGAAAGCGGGAACGTCGTTCTGGATAAATCGTTGCACTGCTGGCGGTTAAGCTTTGGCATTGACTTCTCCTATAAGAGCACAAGTTCTGTCTTTGATTATGTAGACAAAGTAACGTTCAAGTTCTACCTTACCGATATACCTGACATTTTCTTCTTTTTGAATCCTAAGGAAGGGCAGTTCCAATTTAGCGGGAAGTGATGTGGTATGATGTTTTCCGACTTATCGAGCCAAAAGGGTAAAAATGAACACGGTGGAATGTTTGAGAGGTTTGAGGGTATTGTAAGAAAATACGCTCCCACGGAAGTTTCATTTTTACTTGCTGTTTCAGGCGGTGTGGACTCCATAGTTATGCTTGATTTGTTTATTCGGTTAAAAGCTAAGAGACAGCTGAAAATTGGTGTAGCAACCTTCAACCATAAACTTAGAAAAGAAGCAGATGAAGAAGTTGAATTCGTAAAAAAGTTCTGTGAAGACCATTCCATACCATTCTATA
Coding sequences within:
- a CDS encoding YjgP/YjgQ family permease, with protein sequence MKTLTKYVLKQSLKPFFMGLGGFIVFVSVEWLYQISDYIIRNRVDISKLFLFVLYNLPYFTVLGIPVGVLFAIFWVISEMYTNREITAILVHGISSKRLVTPFVILSIILGFFAWLMNDYVVPNANYKSSQVLNQYILQSPETVVKTNMLVELEKDVYFYVKEYNKQAGELSDVVLFRNEEGNEQILTSKKVIKKSDGWYLLDGNMYIVELESGFLKLDMQFKEMKLDVAGEIEQMLRAYKTTRDKTSKELREQLETYKKLGINTASLVVELHQRYANALGSLVIVLIGLPLSLLFGFTSRSWSVILTFLIVVLYQGSGAWLSGMGKEGLLDPVLATWLPNIFFSIVGFFMYILMDTPFAYKVREILNRLFIILAIMTVFGMVLGSTGFAGDVKIKAQSFTISESHAFIEGKIVIEWDRYRIECDEATATLLDGKVKSILAAGNINFFDGDRKYVAKYLNYEFETERGIILNARTVYNYDYKGKKVPIYLSGTSIELQEATESKNEVIIEDPQLTTCNLEEPHYVILSDEVYVLENKYIIAKNSFLIVLGVPIFPYPVFLTKLEGTAPYSFSVVFGNTLAVTQTFSFSANNWNNTLSLTTDSITFTAENSKNKSEKITYDSKNDRFEFSIMPITYRYSKGSVYYKLDGIVFLEGNFINASNYYHKLGLNLQSQNVYFKPYLMYDGKTTDSIIYLNGGVKSLDLSILNDNKFLLNLDSVVRLQTDGYLTSLDKPWSNYYQTRYSLNVNNNLIRYSLNLGGDIRNNGENRTLNYTYQLPWNSRIDQLSIDFLYKFNIKWVSNITTSKNESFGLSDNYTLSSSYNVGPFRVTGSWEQTYAFLDEPTSTNRNLVRLSTSINSKNISTSLIRSFDFVTGKQLPDNYTINYSQDFGPMNINGSITGTYDNVNKKLGNENISISTTFKDFQTSYTLQYTITPGKPVSNFVHNFKYSNLTTTLYQENDFVKRAIVSGSFALLDYSAKLSANYSVQSRESQPNYSFTLSLEKKDEKYILSYNTDNTKKYVFETQLKTLDPNISLKLRYNPEENKIESGNVVLDKSLHCWRLSFGIDFSYKSTSSVFDYVDKVTFKFYLTDIPDIFFFLNPKEGQFQFSGK